Part of the Paludisphaera borealis genome, TCAGCTCGGCCCGGGGGACGCCGGTCATGACGACCTCGCCGGGCAGCCGAAGGCCGCCGGGATCGATGGGCAGGCGCACCGGAGCGGGTCGATAGCCGATCGATTCGGGGGTCCGCTTGCGGCGCGGCAACCGCCCGAGTTCGCCCTGAATCAGCTCTCGGGCCGCGTCGAGGTTGATCTCGTCGCCGACGTCGAACGCGAAGGCCAGATGCACCACGACAGGCAGAATTCCACCCGGCCGCTCGGGATCGATCGTTTGGGGAGCCGTCACGAGGATTCACTCGGCGATCGGTCGCGGGTTGCGTCGTAACCGTGGGGAAGGAGGCGAGCCGGATGTCCCCGATCTTCGGCGATCGTGAGTTCGGGATCAAGAGGCTCGCGAGGGCCCGGCCGGGCGATGGCCTGAAAGTCGACGTGGTTCAGGGAGTCGAGGGCCTCGCGATCGGTCTCACGGTCCGGCGGGGGGGGCGGCTGGTCGGCCGCCTCGATCGGCTGGTGCGTCCGCCACCAGGCCGCTGCTCGCTCGGCCGACCAGTCGTCGGCGTCGGAGCAGGCTTCGAGGGCGCGGGCCAGGCTGACGACGTCCTGGAAGCGGTCGGCCGGATCTTTCTCAAGGCAGCGCAGGACGACCTCTTCAAGGTCCGGGGGCACGCCGGGGACGACGGCGGAGAGGGGCTCGACGGGGTCGCGGGCGTGAGCGATCATCACGGCCATGGCGTCGGGTCCCAGGAACGGCGGCCGGCCGGTCAGCAGGTAGTAGGCGACCGCGCCGATCCCATAAACGTCGACCCGCGCGTCGGGCTCGTGGTTCCTGACGATCAACTCGGGCGCCATGTAGAGGGGCGATCCGGTGACCACGCCTTCGAGGGTCAGGACCGACGACCGCTCGTCGTGGATCGGTTTGACCAGGCCGAAATCGAGGATCTTGGCGACGTCGTACTGTCCGCCGCGGTAGGCCGCGAAGATGTTGGGAGGTTTGAGGTCGCGATGCACCAGGCCCGCCTGGTGCGCCTCGTTCAGGGCGCCGCAGGCTTGCCTGAGGAGGTAGATCACCCGCCCCGCCGGCAACGGCCCGTGACGGTCGACCAGTTCCTGGAGGCTGCAACCGGGAAGGTACTCCATCACGTAGAAGAACGCGCCGAGGTCGGTTCGGCCGTAGTCGTAGACCTCGACCGTGTTCCAGTGCGACAGCCTGGCCGTCGCCCGGACTTCCAGCTCGAACCGCGCCAGGGCCGTCGGGTTCTGGTCCAGCTTCTCGTTGATCAGCTTGAGTGCGCACGGCCGCTTCAGCAGCGAATGCTCGGCCAGAAAGACGTCGCCCATACCGCCGGCCCCCAGCTTCCGGATCAGCACATACTGATTCATCTCGCGAGAATGGAGGACCTCGGCCCGGTATCGGTTGATCGTGTGAGCGCCGTAGACGGCGGTCGAGGCGGCAAGGGTCAGGAGCAGCGCGTGTTCACCGAGGTTCTCGAAGCTCAAGGCCGGATGCGTACCCAGGAGCGCCCGAAATGCAGGCGTGGTCAGGGCGAGGGCCGACGGCGCGACGAGCAGGGTCAAGGCCAGCGGCGCGATCATCCTGGCGGCCCGCCTCGCGTCGTTCGGGATGAAGATCGCATACGTGTAGATAATCAGCAGCATGCAGGACAGGGCGCTTTTGAGGAAATCGGCCAACTGCCAGGCGCCGTCGGCCTCTACGCCGAGCCGCAGTCGCATCCCCAGATAGATGGCGATGATGAAGTAGACGCCGACCCCTCCAAAGACCACGGCCTCCATGATTCGAAGCCGCCGGGACGAAGGCTTCCACCCTGTCGAAAGCAGGGCCGTCGCGGCCATCAGCATCACCACGACCACGCCTTGCAGGTGGAGGATTCCGGTCAGTACGCCCGGACTGAAGGCGTTGACGACGAAGAAGGCGAGGAAGCAGAGCGACAGCACGAACACCGCCGCGCGAAGCCGACCGTGGAGCACGTCGCGGATCTCGGACTCGCCCCGGACGCCGGCGCTGGAAACGACCCGACGCCGCGGCGCGAAGCTGTCAGGACACGACGTCCCGGCCGACGGGCCGGAGGGAACGGGCCGATCTCCTGGAAAGCCGGCTCCGGACATGGGACGCTCACAAGAA contains:
- a CDS encoding serine/threonine-protein kinase, yielding MSGAGFPGDRPVPSGPSAGTSCPDSFAPRRRVVSSAGVRGESEIRDVLHGRLRAAVFVLSLCFLAFFVVNAFSPGVLTGILHLQGVVVVMLMAATALLSTGWKPSSRRLRIMEAVVFGGVGVYFIIAIYLGMRLRLGVEADGAWQLADFLKSALSCMLLIIYTYAIFIPNDARRAARMIAPLALTLLVAPSALALTTPAFRALLGTHPALSFENLGEHALLLTLAASTAVYGAHTINRYRAEVLHSREMNQYVLIRKLGAGGMGDVFLAEHSLLKRPCALKLINEKLDQNPTALARFELEVRATARLSHWNTVEVYDYGRTDLGAFFYVMEYLPGCSLQELVDRHGPLPAGRVIYLLRQACGALNEAHQAGLVHRDLKPPNIFAAYRGGQYDVAKILDFGLVKPIHDERSSVLTLEGVVTGSPLYMAPELIVRNHEPDARVDVYGIGAVAYYLLTGRPPFLGPDAMAVMIAHARDPVEPLSAVVPGVPPDLEEVVLRCLEKDPADRFQDVVSLARALEACSDADDWSAERAAAWWRTHQPIEAADQPPPPPDRETDREALDSLNHVDFQAIARPGPREPLDPELTIAEDRGHPARLLPHGYDATRDRSPSESS